Proteins co-encoded in one Cytobacillus sp. NJ13 genomic window:
- the bshA gene encoding N-acetyl-alpha-D-glucosaminyl L-malate synthase BshA yields the protein MRKKLKIGITCYPTVGGSGVVATELGKMLAEKGHEIHFISSSLPFRLKRMYPNIFYHQVDVNQYSVFQYAPYDIALASKMAEVIKREGLDLLHVHYAIPHAVCAILAKQMSGTDIKIVTTLHGTDITVLGYDPSLTDAIRFGIEKSDGVTAVSNALISQTYDLIKPDKSIRAVYNFIDERIYKKTDSAYLKEEYGIKADEKVIIHVSNFRGVKRVPDVVKAFAKIMEEFPSKLLLVGDGPEMTVICRLVNDLQLKDKVLFLGKQDNLEELYSISDLMLLLSEKESFGLVALEAMACGVPCIGTKVGGIPEVISDGETGYICTLGDITDISRKAIKLLKDELLLKRFASQSISLAKDRFSAGQIVIQYEEFYYELLEKGDLG from the coding sequence ATGAGAAAAAAATTAAAAATAGGTATCACCTGCTATCCCACGGTGGGAGGATCAGGTGTTGTTGCAACAGAACTGGGTAAAATGCTGGCCGAAAAAGGCCATGAAATACATTTTATTTCATCAAGCCTCCCTTTTAGACTGAAAAGGATGTACCCAAATATTTTTTATCACCAGGTGGATGTAAATCAATACTCCGTGTTCCAATATGCTCCTTACGATATCGCGCTTGCAAGTAAAATGGCAGAAGTGATAAAACGCGAGGGACTTGACCTTCTTCATGTGCATTATGCAATTCCGCATGCAGTTTGTGCGATTCTGGCTAAGCAGATGAGCGGTACGGATATTAAGATTGTTACGACCCTTCATGGAACAGATATTACCGTTCTCGGGTATGATCCATCCCTGACAGATGCAATCCGTTTTGGAATCGAAAAATCTGATGGCGTTACAGCGGTCTCCAATGCGCTCATTTCGCAAACTTATGACCTGATAAAACCTGATAAATCAATAAGAGCGGTTTATAACTTTATTGATGAACGAATATACAAGAAAACCGATTCTGCTTATCTTAAAGAAGAATATGGTATAAAAGCGGATGAGAAGGTTATCATCCATGTTTCCAATTTCCGCGGTGTAAAGCGGGTGCCTGATGTTGTCAAAGCTTTTGCAAAAATCATGGAAGAATTTCCTTCCAAGCTGCTATTAGTAGGCGATGGACCGGAAATGACCGTAATATGCAGGCTGGTGAATGATCTGCAGCTTAAAGATAAGGTCTTGTTTTTGGGAAAACAGGATAATTTGGAGGAACTTTACAGCATTAGTGATTTAATGCTCTTATTATCGGAAAAGGAAAGCTTTGGACTTGTTGCTCTCGAGGCGATGGCATGCGGAGTGCCATGCATCGGCACAAAAGTCGGGGGAATTCCAGAAGTAATCAGCGACGGTGAGACTGGTTATATTTGTACTCTGGGGGATATAACTGATATCTCACGAAAAGCAATTAAACTGCTTAAGGATGAGCTCCTTCTTAAAAGGTTTGCTTCCCAATCCATTTCACTTGCAAAAGACAGGTTCAGTGCCGGCCAGATTGTCATTCAATATGAAGAGTTTTATTATGAACTTTTGGAAAAAGGTGACCTTGGATGA
- a CDS encoding CCA tRNA nucleotidyltransferase, whose amino-acid sequence MNEAFLMAVPVLKDIEAAGYEAYFVGGSVRDHILGKEIADVDIATSAAPEEVKTIFSRTLDVGIEHGTVVVLYNGIPYEITTFRTEAEYLDFRRPSEVQFIRSLEEDLKRRDFTMNAIAMDKEGRLIDPFNGRGAIEEKRICTVGQPAERFTEDALRMMRAVRFFSQLAFEIERKTYDALASLAHLLENIAVERKLAEFEKLLAGTSRMKALKVIGETGLSKYLPAMSGFRKELMQAEDYNAAELTVDEMWAFLACIFDLGESQAEAFFKSWKLPIKKIKKILAINRWIRYRANNKWDAYSLYQAGGVSLNAERVRNVIMHEDSIRGTDTLRSQYNSLPIKERSDLQLTGDNLMDWFGKPPGPWIKAELEKTEKAVLSGELNNSNESIREWLINCNQKSGKN is encoded by the coding sequence ATGAATGAAGCTTTTTTAATGGCAGTTCCTGTGCTCAAGGATATAGAAGCGGCAGGCTATGAGGCCTATTTTGTTGGAGGTTCTGTCAGGGATCATATCCTAGGTAAAGAAATTGCGGACGTTGATATTGCCACTTCCGCTGCCCCTGAGGAAGTAAAAACCATATTTTCAAGAACACTTGATGTGGGCATTGAGCATGGCACTGTGGTTGTCCTATATAATGGAATACCCTATGAAATTACAACTTTCAGGACAGAGGCTGAATATCTGGATTTTAGGCGTCCTTCGGAAGTTCAATTTATCAGATCTCTGGAAGAGGATTTGAAAAGAAGAGATTTTACGATGAACGCCATTGCCATGGATAAGGAAGGGCGACTTATTGATCCCTTTAACGGCAGGGGCGCTATAGAGGAAAAAAGAATCTGCACCGTTGGACAGCCTGCTGAGAGATTTACTGAAGATGCACTTCGAATGATGAGAGCAGTCCGCTTTTTTAGTCAGCTTGCATTCGAAATTGAAAGAAAAACGTATGATGCTTTGGCATCTTTGGCTCATTTACTTGAAAACATTGCAGTGGAAAGAAAGCTGGCAGAATTCGAAAAGCTATTAGCAGGAACCAGCCGGATGAAGGCTCTTAAGGTCATTGGGGAAACAGGATTGTCTAAGTATTTGCCAGCTATGTCTGGCTTCCGAAAGGAATTAATGCAGGCAGAAGATTATAATGCAGCTGAACTGACAGTGGATGAAATGTGGGCCTTTCTTGCATGCATCTTTGATTTGGGCGAGTCGCAGGCTGAAGCTTTTTTTAAGAGCTGGAAACTGCCTATAAAGAAAATAAAAAAGATATTGGCAATTAATAGATGGATTCGGTATAGAGCCAACAACAAGTGGGATGCCTATTCCCTTTACCAGGCAGGGGGCGTTTCACTTAACGCCGAGCGTGTCCGCAACGTAATCATGCATGAGGACTCAATCAGGGGGACCGATACCCTGAGGAGTCAATACAATTCCCTGCCGATTAAAGAGAGAAGTGATCTTCAGCTTACCGGAGATAACCTGATGGATTGGTTTGGCAAACCTCCTGGTCCCTGGATCAAAGCGGAGCTTGAAAAAACGGAGAAAGCTGTCTTGAGCGGCGAATTGAATAATAGCAATGAATCCATAAGGGAGTGGCTCATAAATTGCAATCAGAAATCAGGAAAAAATTGA
- a CDS encoding biotin--[acetyl-CoA-carboxylase] ligase, whose translation MQSEIRKKLIDAFTKSKEEYLSGQYLADLIGCSRTAVWKHIEELRKEGFELEAVRRKGYRITKTPEKVTPDEIRLGLQTETLGRQIHHEESVDSTQKIAHRLAYEGAEEGTVVIAEEQLSGRGRMDRRWHSPKSTGVWMSVILRPNIPPPKAPQLTLITAVAVVQAIEELTDLTPQIKWPNDILMNGKKVTGILTELQADADRIISIIIGIGINVNQAHDDYPDELKEIATSLSIEKGEKLSRAELIRVLLGKLENLYKLYLDKGFYPIKLLWESYAVSIGKNLTARTITGSIYGKALGITEDGVLMIEDSSGKVHHVYSADIELDV comes from the coding sequence TTGCAATCAGAAATCAGGAAAAAATTGATTGATGCTTTTACGAAAAGCAAGGAGGAATACCTTTCAGGCCAGTATTTAGCCGACCTGATTGGCTGTTCAAGAACGGCTGTATGGAAGCATATTGAAGAGCTGAGGAAAGAAGGTTTTGAACTGGAAGCGGTCAGAAGAAAAGGATATCGGATTACGAAAACACCTGAAAAGGTTACTCCTGATGAAATCAGGCTGGGTTTGCAGACTGAAACACTTGGCCGTCAAATTCATCATGAAGAAAGTGTTGACTCAACTCAGAAGATTGCCCACCGCCTTGCTTACGAGGGTGCAGAGGAAGGAACAGTCGTCATTGCGGAAGAACAGCTGTCAGGCAGGGGTAGAATGGACAGGAGATGGCATTCCCCAAAATCAACCGGTGTATGGATGAGTGTTATCCTGAGGCCGAACATTCCACCTCCGAAAGCACCGCAGCTTACGCTCATTACAGCAGTGGCTGTTGTACAGGCGATTGAAGAGTTAACAGATTTAACACCGCAAATTAAATGGCCGAATGATATTTTAATGAACGGGAAAAAAGTTACTGGAATCCTGACTGAACTGCAGGCGGATGCAGACCGCATAATTTCAATAATCATCGGCATTGGAATCAATGTTAACCAGGCGCATGATGATTATCCAGATGAACTTAAAGAGATTGCCACTTCTTTATCCATTGAAAAAGGCGAAAAGCTTTCAAGAGCAGAGCTGATTAGAGTATTGCTGGGCAAACTGGAAAACCTTTATAAACTGTATTTAGATAAAGGCTTCTATCCGATTAAGCTTTTATGGGAAAGTTATGCTGTCAGCATTGGCAAGAACCTTACTGCAAGAACTATTACCGGCAGCATATATGGCAAGGCTCTTGGAATTACAGAAGATGGGGTCCTAATGATTGAAGACAGCAGCGGGAAGGTCCATCACGTCTATTCTGCGGACATTGAGCTGGATGTCTAA
- the panB gene encoding 3-methyl-2-oxobutanoate hydroxymethyltransferase — protein MKQTTDFLKMKENDEKIVMLTAYDFPAAKQAENANVDMILVGDSLGMVVLGYDSTVPVTMEDMIHHGKAVKRGAKNTFIVIDMPFMSYHLSAKDTLINGARLIQETGAHAVKLEGGDEVAKHIGALTKAGIPVVAHLGLTPQSVGVLGGYKVQGKNAEAARKLIDDARECERAGAFALVLECVPKQLAKQITEELTIPVIGIGAGKDTDGQVLVYHDVLGYGVERVPKFVKQYENLNPIIGDSLAAYSAEVKNGSFPDDSHSFKMKEEELQSLYGGKV, from the coding sequence ATGAAGCAAACAACTGATTTTCTGAAAATGAAGGAAAATGATGAGAAAATTGTCATGCTGACCGCTTATGATTTTCCTGCTGCCAAACAGGCCGAAAATGCCAATGTGGACATGATTCTTGTTGGGGACTCGCTTGGGATGGTAGTGCTGGGCTATGATTCAACCGTTCCCGTTACAATGGAGGATATGATTCATCATGGAAAAGCTGTCAAGCGAGGAGCAAAAAATACATTCATTGTGATTGATATGCCGTTTATGAGCTATCATTTGTCCGCAAAAGATACACTTATAAATGGAGCAAGGCTTATTCAGGAAACAGGAGCACATGCTGTTAAGCTTGAAGGCGGTGATGAAGTCGCAAAACATATCGGAGCGTTAACAAAAGCAGGTATTCCTGTTGTTGCCCACTTGGGGCTGACACCACAATCCGTGGGGGTCCTGGGCGGATATAAAGTCCAGGGGAAAAACGCTGAAGCAGCCAGAAAGCTGATTGATGATGCCAGGGAATGTGAGAGGGCTGGAGCTTTTGCTCTTGTCCTCGAGTGTGTTCCAAAACAGCTGGCAAAGCAGATTACTGAAGAATTGACGATTCCTGTCATTGGAATCGGAGCCGGCAAGGATACAGATGGACAGGTTCTTGTTTACCATGATGTATTAGGATACGGTGTAGAGCGTGTTCCCAAGTTTGTGAAACAGTATGAAAACCTGAACCCGATTATCGGCGATAGTCTTGCGGCTTATTCTGCAGAAGTGAAGAACGGATCATTTCCTGATGACTCCCATTCTTTCAAGATGAAAGAGGAAGAGCTGCAGAGCTTGTATGGAGGAAAAGTATGA
- the panC gene encoding pantoate--beta-alanine ligase, which translates to MRTITDIREMQSIAFQLKREGKTIGFVPTMGYLHDGHLSLLSAARKENDVTVVSIFVNPLQFGPKEDLATYPRDFERDSSLAENEGNDYIFYPSAEEMYPVTPSVTANVQDRTDVLCGKSRPGHFDGVATVLIKLINIVQPDKVYFGMKDAQQVAVVDGLVRDFNIPVEIVPVQTVREEDGLAKSSRNVHLLPAERDQATALYQSLKMAESAIAEGEHDPQRILARMKEFIKQNTSGEIDYIEILSYPHLKQLSRLEGKIIIAMAVKFSKARLIDNAIISVKKES; encoded by the coding sequence ATGAGAACGATTACTGATATAAGAGAAATGCAAAGTATTGCTTTTCAGCTTAAGAGGGAAGGAAAGACAATCGGCTTCGTCCCGACTATGGGTTATTTGCATGATGGCCATCTTTCCTTATTAAGTGCCGCCAGAAAAGAAAATGATGTGACAGTGGTAAGCATCTTTGTCAATCCGCTTCAATTTGGCCCTAAAGAAGATTTAGCGACATATCCCAGGGATTTCGAGCGTGACAGCAGCCTTGCAGAGAATGAGGGGAACGACTATATCTTCTATCCTTCAGCAGAAGAAATGTATCCTGTGACTCCGTCTGTAACGGCCAATGTACAGGACCGGACGGATGTCTTATGCGGGAAATCCAGGCCGGGACATTTCGACGGTGTTGCAACGGTCCTTATAAAGCTCATTAACATTGTACAGCCTGATAAAGTATATTTTGGGATGAAGGATGCTCAGCAGGTGGCTGTTGTTGATGGACTTGTAAGAGATTTCAATATTCCTGTGGAAATTGTCCCTGTTCAGACGGTCAGGGAAGAAGATGGCCTGGCTAAGAGCTCAAGGAACGTGCATCTTCTTCCAGCAGAACGCGACCAGGCAACAGCTCTCTATCAAAGTCTTAAGATGGCGGAGTCCGCTATAGCTGAAGGGGAACATGATCCTCAAAGGATTCTCGCACGCATGAAGGAATTCATTAAACAAAATACAAGCGGGGAAATAGATTATATTGAAATTCTATCCTATCCCCATCTTAAACAGCTTTCCCGCCTGGAAGGTAAAATCATCATCGCAATGGCCGTTAAATTCTCAAAGGCCCGTTTAATAGATAACGCTATAATATCAGTGAAAAAAGAAAGCTAA
- the panD gene encoding aspartate 1-decarboxylase, translating to MFRTMMNGKIHRATVTEANLNYVGSITIDTDIIEAVGMAPNEKVQIVNNNNGARFETYIIPGERGSGVICVNGAAARLVQEGDIVIIISYALVPDEKVPYHEPKVAIMDSSNRITDMIHAEPESTVL from the coding sequence ATGTTTCGCACCATGATGAATGGCAAGATCCATCGTGCAACAGTAACAGAAGCCAATCTTAATTATGTTGGCAGCATCACTATCGATACAGACATCATTGAAGCAGTAGGAATGGCTCCCAATGAAAAAGTTCAAATCGTTAATAATAACAATGGGGCAAGATTTGAAACCTATATTATACCCGGTGAAAGAGGGAGCGGCGTAATCTGCGTGAATGGTGCAGCTGCACGCCTTGTTCAGGAAGGGGATATTGTCATTATCATTTCTTATGCTCTCGTTCCTGATGAAAAGGTGCCTTATCATGAACCAAAGGTAGCGATAATGGACAGCAGCAATCGGATCACTGACATGATACATGCAGAGCCGGAAAGTACGGTTTTATAA
- the dinG gene encoding ATP-dependent DNA helicase DinG: MGNKYVVVDLETTGNAPKKGDKMIQFAAVVIENGKITEEYSSLVNPEQSIPPFIEELTGLSDEMVENAPLFSEIAPKVLTLLEGAYFVAHNVLFDLSFLQEELIEAGYNGFYGPVLDTVEMARILFPTADSFKLSDLALREGLNHERPHQADSDAYVTAELLLILLNKFKNLPQNTIEQLHKLSGGLKSDLDILLDELIAVNESKIGYLADEIEVHRGIALKKEMKAQESPGSEFQGFPFSDEEKQEMFIKAFPAYEKRQGQFIMMDSVYGAFKNKQHAIIEAGTGVGKSLAYLVPSAVYAKESGRTVLISTYTTQLQEQLLAKDVPLLQKMLSFPLKAVLLKGRSHYISLAKFVQTLRDNEDNYDTILSKMQILVWLLETDTGDIDELNLSSGGMIYWSRIKNDETAFLQDKSWISRDFYLRARKDAQKADIIITNHSLLLTDLTAENVILPEFSHVVIDEGHHFVKASGKHFGNKLDYLSVRLMLGQIGLFEQKQLYYKLEKLVEDKAETPDDFMHSFEINQIIAEIIHEMDELFRVIAIYAKKFTKAKKSVNRITVRFKSAANKETNAVLASAERFGFMLKELIQGLDSRVGAVSKIKSALSFEEKALMEEVASILDDLRDMYEDLNHIFHLPSPEFVVWIEMDTRSAQNATTVYAQPVSVSEYLYEQFFSQKESAVITSATLSVKNSFSFILKELGLEEQQCTMKQIQSPFDYQRQVKLVVSDDLPEVNAVPLEEYVASITEHIISIAEAAKGRMLILFTSHEMLRRTYELIKESGFLEDYALIAQGVTSGSRSRLTRNFQRFDKAILLGTSSFWEGVDIPGEDLSCLVIVRLPFSPPDEPMAQAKNEQIAIEGKNPFSEYSLPEAVIRFKQGVGRLIRTRSDRGVIVIFDRRIITARYGKAFLDSIPPIPVQKSNIDEIVELIYTWL; the protein is encoded by the coding sequence ATGGGTAATAAATATGTTGTAGTGGATCTGGAAACAACCGGGAACGCCCCGAAAAAAGGCGATAAAATGATACAATTCGCTGCTGTGGTGATTGAAAACGGAAAAATCACAGAGGAATACTCCTCCCTTGTAAACCCGGAGCAATCCATCCCCCCTTTCATAGAAGAGCTGACAGGATTGTCAGATGAAATGGTCGAGAATGCCCCGCTCTTTTCGGAAATTGCCCCTAAAGTCTTGACTTTGCTTGAGGGTGCCTATTTTGTGGCTCATAATGTTTTATTTGATTTATCTTTTTTACAGGAAGAATTAATTGAGGCAGGATATAACGGGTTTTACGGTCCTGTTCTTGATACAGTTGAGATGGCCCGTATTCTTTTTCCGACCGCAGATAGCTTCAAATTATCTGATCTTGCACTCCGGGAAGGCCTTAATCATGAACGTCCCCATCAGGCAGACAGTGATGCGTATGTAACTGCTGAGCTCCTGTTAATATTATTAAACAAGTTTAAAAACCTTCCCCAAAACACCATAGAACAGCTGCACAAGCTGTCTGGAGGCTTAAAGAGTGATCTTGATATATTATTGGACGAGCTCATTGCTGTTAATGAAAGTAAGATTGGGTATTTAGCTGATGAAATTGAAGTTCACAGAGGGATTGCTTTGAAAAAAGAGATGAAAGCACAGGAATCTCCAGGCTCCGAATTTCAGGGCTTTCCATTCAGTGATGAGGAAAAGCAGGAAATGTTCATTAAAGCTTTCCCTGCTTATGAAAAAAGGCAAGGCCAGTTTATCATGATGGATTCGGTTTATGGAGCGTTCAAAAATAAACAGCATGCAATAATAGAGGCAGGCACTGGTGTTGGGAAATCTTTAGCATATCTTGTTCCATCGGCTGTTTATGCAAAGGAAAGCGGAAGAACTGTCCTTATCAGTACATATACAACACAGCTGCAGGAGCAGCTGCTGGCGAAGGATGTTCCTCTGCTGCAAAAGATGCTGTCGTTTCCGCTTAAAGCTGTATTGCTAAAGGGGAGAAGCCACTACATCAGCCTTGCGAAGTTTGTTCAAACGTTAAGAGATAATGAAGATAATTATGATACAATCCTCAGCAAAATGCAGATTCTTGTCTGGCTCCTAGAGACTGACACGGGAGATATTGATGAATTGAACCTGTCAAGCGGCGGGATGATTTACTGGAGCAGGATAAAGAATGATGAAACAGCTTTTTTGCAGGATAAGTCGTGGATTTCCAGAGATTTTTATCTGAGGGCAAGAAAGGATGCACAAAAGGCAGATATTATTATTACGAATCATTCACTGCTTTTAACGGATCTTACAGCAGAGAATGTTATTTTGCCTGAATTCAGCCATGTGGTTATCGATGAGGGGCATCATTTTGTTAAGGCTTCAGGGAAACATTTTGGCAACAAGCTTGATTATCTATCAGTTCGGCTGATGCTTGGACAAATTGGATTATTTGAACAGAAACAGCTATATTATAAGCTTGAAAAGCTGGTGGAAGACAAAGCAGAGACACCTGATGATTTCATGCATTCTTTTGAAATCAACCAAATAATAGCTGAGATTATTCATGAAATGGATGAGTTGTTTAGAGTTATAGCGATTTATGCTAAAAAATTTACAAAAGCAAAAAAAAGCGTAAATCGAATTACGGTCCGATTTAAAAGTGCTGCTAACAAGGAGACGAATGCTGTATTAGCGAGTGCGGAACGTTTTGGATTTATGCTAAAGGAATTGATCCAAGGCTTAGACAGCCGTGTAGGCGCAGTTTCAAAGATTAAATCGGCTCTTTCTTTTGAGGAAAAGGCATTAATGGAGGAAGTGGCTTCCATTTTGGATGATTTGAGGGATATGTATGAGGACTTAAACCATATCTTTCACTTGCCGTCCCCGGAATTTGTTGTTTGGATTGAGATGGATACGCGCTCTGCACAAAATGCCACAACTGTTTATGCACAGCCTGTATCGGTTTCTGAATATCTTTATGAACAATTCTTCAGCCAAAAGGAAAGTGCGGTCATTACATCTGCTACTTTATCTGTAAAAAATTCTTTCAGTTTTATTCTAAAGGAACTGGGGCTTGAGGAACAGCAATGCACTATGAAGCAAATTCAATCTCCTTTTGATTATCAGAGGCAGGTTAAGCTCGTGGTTTCTGATGATTTGCCTGAAGTTAATGCAGTACCGCTCGAGGAGTATGTGGCATCTATTACCGAGCATATAATTTCAATTGCGGAAGCAGCGAAAGGAAGAATGCTGATTCTTTTCACTTCGCATGAGATGTTAAGGAGAACCTATGAGCTTATTAAGGAATCAGGTTTTCTGGAGGATTATGCTCTAATTGCCCAGGGTGTTACAAGCGGAAGCCGATCAAGGCTTACGAGGAATTTTCAGCGATTTGATAAAGCCATTCTTTTAGGGACAAGCAGCTTTTGGGAAGGTGTGGATATCCCGGGGGAGGATCTTTCCTGCCTTGTTATTGTCAGACTGCCTTTTTCACCGCCAGATGAACCGATGGCACAGGCGAAAAATGAGCAAATTGCAATTGAAGGAAAAAACCCATTTTCCGAATACTCATTGCCCGAAGCAGTTATCCGCTTTAAGCAAGGTGTCGGGAGATTAATCAGAACACGTTCGGATAGAGGAGTCATCGTGATATTTGACCGGAGAATTATCACCGCAAGGTATGGAAAGGCATTTCTGGATTCCATTCCGCCTATTCCTGTCCAGAAAAGTAATATTGATGAAATTGTCGAATTAATTTATACTTGGCTGTAA
- a CDS encoding ATP-dependent DNA helicase: MNVLFAFMLLFTNWYYIPKDSPAVPVKVESIDLKLKSNELAFTFFSLSDGEASLIHHGNDEKVLINTGGQGTEEELKKLLELYGVNRISAIILTDEELYNMTSLKWLIEDFGVKEIIANDSAVSDLKGENGISDLNLHAWNQNFKQQLFPGLLAEVLYAGKEPGEGMDISFTFARHRLLFMNSTSPKSKDFFMEKELSNVNVVKLPAFGGNDSISEEMIKHLDPQIAILFYNPSIKHDSNLFGLLNDAWVDVYYTRKHGTVTIKFTDINYELFTIFQGEEFK, from the coding sequence ATGAACGTGCTGTTCGCCTTTATGCTACTGTTCACGAATTGGTATTACATACCTAAGGATTCACCAGCAGTTCCTGTTAAAGTGGAAAGCATTGACTTAAAACTAAAAAGTAATGAGCTGGCTTTTACGTTTTTTTCTTTATCTGATGGCGAGGCTTCTTTGATTCATCATGGAAATGACGAAAAAGTCCTTATTAACACCGGCGGACAAGGAACAGAGGAAGAATTAAAAAAGCTTCTTGAATTATATGGCGTTAATCGTATTTCAGCAATCATCCTGACAGATGAGGAATTATATAACATGACCAGCCTTAAATGGCTGATAGAAGATTTCGGGGTTAAAGAAATTATAGCGAATGATTCTGCAGTTTCGGATTTGAAGGGTGAGAACGGAATCAGTGATCTTAATCTGCATGCCTGGAATCAGAATTTTAAGCAGCAGCTTTTTCCGGGATTGCTTGCAGAAGTTCTTTATGCAGGTAAGGAACCGGGGGAAGGAATGGATATTTCCTTTACATTTGCAAGGCATCGATTATTATTTATGAACTCGACAAGTCCAAAATCTAAAGATTTTTTCATGGAAAAAGAGTTATCCAATGTTAATGTTGTAAAGCTTCCTGCGTTTGGAGGGAACGATTCCATATCAGAAGAGATGATCAAACATTTGGATCCTCAGATCGCCATTCTTTTTTATAATCCATCCATAAAACATGATTCGAATCTGTTCGGACTGTTAAATGACGCCTGGGTTGATGTATATTATACAAGAAAGCACGGAACCGTCACCATCAAATTTACAGACATTAACTATGAATTATTTACGATTTTCCAGGGCGAGGAGTTCAAATAA
- a CDS encoding YpmA family protein: MESKIEVLSTVKIQQSPDLYKIVDALNRTLKEKDLMFGLALDQEDQNKAIFTIYRT, encoded by the coding sequence ATGGAAAGCAAAATTGAGGTTTTATCTACCGTGAAGATCCAGCAAAGCCCGGATCTGTATAAAATTGTTGATGCACTGAACAGAACTCTAAAAGAAAAAGACCTGATGTTCGGTTTGGCGCTTGATCAGGAAGACCAAAATAAAGCGATTTTTACGATATATCGTACATAA
- a CDS encoding DUF5590 domain-containing protein codes for MKKAIWGIIILLVICIGAGSLIYFNSMKPVRAAESKAVELAKKETDLAETEDFNLYHGTETYYVIEGKDHDGTSIYVWVPEKKGKIVTLKQSDGISRNEAINRLKQEKNAAEIMSVRLGMEKNIPLWEIHYRSGSDLINYYYIDFKTGEWLKKIENL; via the coding sequence ATGAAAAAAGCAATATGGGGTATCATTATTCTGCTTGTCATATGCATTGGAGCAGGCTCTTTAATTTATTTCAACAGCATGAAGCCCGTTAGAGCGGCAGAATCAAAGGCTGTAGAGCTTGCGAAAAAAGAAACGGATCTTGCTGAAACTGAAGATTTCAATTTATATCATGGCACTGAGACCTACTATGTCATCGAGGGCAAAGATCATGATGGGACAAGCATATATGTGTGGGTTCCAGAAAAAAAGGGGAAAATCGTTACATTGAAGCAATCTGATGGAATTTCCAGAAATGAAGCCATTAACAGACTTAAGCAGGAGAAAAATGCTGCTGAAATCATGTCTGTGCGGCTGGGAATGGAGAAAAATATTCCATTATGGGAAATTCATTACCGTTCCGGCAGTGATTTAATAAATTATTATTATATAGATTTTAAAACAGGAGAATGGCTAAAAAAAATTGAAAATCTATAG